A window from Elusimicrobiota bacterium encodes these proteins:
- a CDS encoding DUF4160 domain-containing protein, which translates to MPTVFREKGFRFHFYSNESFEPCHIHISGHGGEAKFWIPSCQLVWSQGLNSHDLRVLMKILGAKKSLIQEKWNEHFNI; encoded by the coding sequence ATGCCGACCGTTTTTCGAGAAAAAGGATTTCGATTTCATTTTTACAGCAACGAAAGTTTCGAACCGTGCCATATTCATATTTCTGGACATGGTGGGGAAGCGAAATTTTGGATTCCATCGTGTCAGTTGGTGTGGAGTCAAGGGCTAAATTCCCATGATTTGAGAGTTCTCATGAAAATATTGGGGGCTAAAAAATCTCTCATACAGGAGAAATGGAATGAACACTTCAACATTTAA
- a CDS encoding DUF2442 domain-containing protein, with the protein MNTSTFNSSEWPAILSVSFPKDTLRVSLSDGRVVEVPLAWFPSLSRASKKELRDCKISVSGYGIHWPSLDEDLSVFGFLYAPANRVHKAA; encoded by the coding sequence ATGAACACTTCAACATTTAATTCGTCGGAATGGCCGGCCATTCTGTCTGTGTCATTCCCCAAAGATACCTTGCGTGTTTCCTTGAGTGATGGGCGCGTCGTTGAGGTCCCTTTGGCGTGGTTTCCTTCTTTAAGTCGGGCTTCCAAGAAGGAACTTCGTGATTGCAAAATTTCAGTTTCAGGGTATGGAATTCATTGGCCTTCTCTGGACGAAGATTTGAGCGTTTTTGGGTTTTTATATGCCCCTGCAAATCGTGTTCACAAAGCCGCCTGA